A genome region from Streptomyces sp. SAI-135 includes the following:
- a CDS encoding TIGR03086 family metal-binding protein yields the protein MTFLALQLIPDAIARFGVRVHAVDGHRWNDPTPCTEWTVRDLVNHLVGEHLWVPHLLAGESLEQVGDRYDGDVVGADPVRAWDEASERSLAAWKSADLSGTARFSFGEAPLTVYADQILVDLTVHEWDLARGSGQPEQLDPTAVDYCLAYARANAERAAGLGIIAAPVRTTSTDPAVQLLSLLGRTV from the coding sequence ATGACATTCTTAGCCCTGCAGTTGATACCCGATGCCATCGCCCGTTTCGGTGTGCGAGTGCACGCGGTTGACGGCCACCGGTGGAACGATCCGACGCCGTGCACCGAGTGGACGGTTCGGGATCTCGTGAACCATCTGGTCGGCGAGCACTTGTGGGTGCCGCACCTGCTTGCCGGAGAATCCCTGGAGCAGGTGGGCGACCGCTATGACGGTGACGTGGTCGGCGCGGATCCCGTACGCGCGTGGGACGAGGCCTCGGAACGCTCCCTCGCAGCGTGGAAGAGTGCCGATCTGTCCGGGACAGCCCGGTTCTCTTTCGGGGAGGCCCCGCTGACCGTGTACGCGGACCAGATACTCGTCGACCTGACCGTCCACGAGTGGGACCTGGCCCGCGGATCCGGCCAGCCCGAGCAACTTGACCCGACTGCGGTCGATTACTGCCTGGCCTACGCGCGTGCCAACGCCGAGAGAGCGGCAGGCCTCGGAATTATCGCTGCCCCGGTGCGAACCACCAGCACCGACCCCGCCGTTCAGCTGCTTTCCCTGCTGGGGCGCACCGTCTGA
- a CDS encoding LacI family DNA-binding transcriptional regulator, whose translation MRPNTRRTTLADIARAAGVSIATVSKVVNGRGDVAPQTRARVQGLLHQHQYLAPVFRHTEAKENPTIEVQFRGGLKSYVAETLEGIIDAAAELGASVVISKASRAPHWARDLVSAGRRAVIAITSVYSTAHLDELARAGLPLVVLDPLHLPDSRVNSVGATNFAGGLAATQHLLALGHDRIAYLGGPATAVCNQARMHGYRAAMEAHGAQVPGTYVQPGEFTYETGLHGATALLGLQEPPTAIFAGNDEIALGVIEAARARGLRIPEDLSVIGFDDTSLAQMASPPLTTVRQPLREMGAAALRIALQLVNGEKTESHHIELATELVERASTAAPREPTSAREQP comes from the coding sequence ATGCGACCGAACACCAGGCGCACCACTTTGGCGGACATCGCACGAGCCGCGGGGGTCTCCATCGCGACCGTGTCCAAAGTGGTCAACGGTCGCGGCGACGTGGCACCGCAGACGCGCGCCCGGGTACAGGGACTACTGCACCAGCACCAGTACCTCGCACCGGTGTTCCGCCACACCGAGGCCAAGGAGAACCCCACCATCGAAGTGCAGTTCAGGGGCGGCCTGAAGTCCTACGTCGCTGAGACCCTCGAAGGCATCATCGACGCCGCCGCAGAACTGGGTGCGTCCGTGGTGATCAGCAAGGCATCCCGCGCCCCGCACTGGGCCCGTGACCTGGTCTCAGCCGGACGCCGTGCCGTCATCGCGATCACCAGCGTGTACAGCACGGCCCACCTCGACGAACTGGCCCGGGCCGGGCTGCCGCTGGTCGTGCTGGACCCCCTGCACCTGCCTGACAGCCGGGTCAACAGCGTCGGGGCGACCAACTTCGCCGGTGGCCTGGCCGCGACCCAGCACCTCCTCGCACTGGGCCACGACCGCATCGCCTACCTCGGCGGTCCAGCCACGGCCGTGTGCAATCAGGCACGCATGCACGGCTACCGCGCCGCCATGGAGGCACACGGAGCACAGGTTCCCGGCACCTACGTCCAGCCCGGGGAGTTCACGTACGAGACCGGATTGCACGGCGCCACAGCACTACTGGGGCTGCAGGAGCCACCGACCGCGATCTTCGCCGGTAACGACGAGATCGCCCTCGGCGTCATCGAGGCCGCCCGCGCCAGGGGCCTGCGCATCCCCGAAGACCTGAGCGTGATCGGCTTCGACGACACAAGCCTGGCCCAGATGGCGTCACCGCCGTTGACCACCGTGCGACAGCCCCTGCGGGAAATGGGCGCCGCCGCCCTGCGCATCGCCCTTCAACTGGTCAACGGCGAAAAAACCGAGTCGCACCACATCGAACTCGCCACCGAACTGGTGGAACGGGCCTCAACAGCGGCGCCCCGCGAACCGACATCGGCGCGTGAGCAACCGTAG
- a CDS encoding sugar ABC transporter permease: protein MSAFAGHPSRREARGILPWLAAPALVVFVGFAVVPLIGVFALSFTTWDGIGTIRLTGLTTWRTVLTNPGLPHALWVTFLVMAVSWAVQTPLSILLGTFLAGRQRYRAVLGVVYFIPLMLSSAAIAIAYKALLDPNFGLGAGLNIHALSQDWLGRPGLAFGVVVFVVSWQFIPFHSLIYQGGVQQIPQSLYEAAQLDGAGRIRQFFSITLPQLKYTIITSSTLMVVGSLTFFDLIFVLTEGGPGDATRVLALDMYKRGFQASLMGPASAIAVILVLLGLSLALLLRRLGGRDAGASQLEGV from the coding sequence ATGAGCGCATTCGCCGGCCATCCGTCCCGTCGCGAAGCGCGCGGCATCCTGCCGTGGCTGGCCGCGCCGGCGCTGGTGGTCTTCGTCGGCTTCGCCGTGGTTCCGCTCATCGGTGTCTTCGCGCTGAGCTTCACCACATGGGACGGGATCGGCACCATCCGCCTTACGGGGCTGACCACTTGGCGCACGGTGCTCACCAACCCCGGGCTGCCGCACGCCCTCTGGGTGACGTTTCTCGTGATGGCCGTGTCCTGGGCCGTCCAGACACCACTGAGCATTCTGCTCGGCACGTTCCTTGCCGGCCGCCAGCGCTACCGGGCGGTACTGGGCGTGGTGTACTTCATCCCGCTGATGCTCAGCTCCGCGGCGATCGCGATCGCGTACAAGGCCCTGCTGGACCCCAACTTCGGGCTCGGCGCCGGCCTGAACATCCACGCACTCAGCCAGGACTGGCTGGGGCGGCCAGGGCTCGCGTTCGGAGTCGTCGTCTTCGTCGTCTCCTGGCAGTTCATCCCCTTTCACTCCCTGATCTACCAGGGCGGGGTCCAGCAGATACCGCAATCCCTCTATGAAGCAGCGCAGTTGGACGGAGCAGGACGGATCCGGCAGTTCTTCAGCATCACGCTGCCCCAGCTGAAATACACCATCATCACCTCGTCCACGCTGATGGTGGTCGGATCGCTGACCTTCTTCGACCTCATCTTCGTCCTGACCGAGGGCGGCCCAGGAGACGCCACCCGGGTCCTCGCGCTGGACATGTACAAGCGAGGATTCCAGGCCAGTCTGATGGGTCCTGCCAGCGCCATCGCGGTCATCCTGGTCCTGCTGGGTCTGAGCCTCGCCCTGCTGCTGCGCCGGCTCGGGGGCCGCGACGCCGGTGCGAGCCAACTAGAGGG
- a CDS encoding acyl-CoA dehydrogenase family protein, with translation MQEATEALIAKARAAVPVLAAHADATAEQGRLAPESLEALREAGLFALGTPVEFGGTDVDLVTLVRVLSELGRACPSSAWLVSISTGTKAHFSGGYPEKVLAEVYSHPDVRWCGGSTPGQAVAVPGGAEVTGRWAYASGAEDAHWAFLAVVSVGDDGVPHVRGALVPMSELAVDRTWRVAGLQGTGSHTVVADGVFVPAERLLDFPLGPDGAPDLTQGRPLEIASQTVSVTATLAGAALGALDVVKAVIQTRKPPMTQYNSLAESASARHVFAEAEHMVNSGYDRLISLAGRITEQLPGDDVTALQRSSMRMEVVSILQQFLRAVDLLLDLHGSSAFALDNPLQRFWRDLNVGARHAQLSTYLTTENYGLLVTGAGGPVQVG, from the coding sequence GTGCAGGAAGCGACCGAGGCGTTGATCGCGAAGGCACGTGCGGCAGTGCCGGTGCTGGCCGCGCACGCGGACGCTACCGCGGAGCAGGGACGCCTTGCCCCGGAGAGTCTCGAGGCGTTGCGTGAAGCCGGTCTGTTCGCGCTGGGCACTCCGGTCGAGTTCGGCGGGACGGACGTGGACCTGGTCACCCTGGTACGGGTGCTGTCCGAATTGGGCCGCGCGTGTCCGTCCTCGGCGTGGCTGGTGTCGATCTCGACGGGAACGAAGGCCCATTTCTCCGGGGGGTACCCCGAGAAGGTCCTCGCCGAGGTCTACTCCCATCCCGACGTGCGGTGGTGTGGCGGCTCGACACCCGGCCAGGCCGTCGCGGTTCCCGGAGGGGCCGAGGTCACCGGGCGATGGGCCTACGCTTCGGGAGCCGAGGATGCCCACTGGGCGTTCCTGGCGGTGGTGTCCGTGGGAGACGACGGTGTGCCCCATGTGCGGGGTGCGCTGGTGCCGATGTCCGAGCTGGCCGTTGACCGGACCTGGCGCGTGGCCGGGTTGCAGGGCACGGGCAGTCACACCGTTGTCGCCGACGGCGTTTTCGTTCCTGCGGAGCGCCTCCTCGATTTCCCCCTCGGTCCCGATGGCGCGCCAGATCTCACCCAGGGCAGGCCACTGGAGATCGCCTCCCAGACGGTCTCGGTCACAGCGACTCTGGCCGGAGCGGCGCTCGGTGCGCTGGACGTGGTGAAAGCCGTGATCCAAACGCGCAAGCCGCCCATGACGCAGTACAACAGTCTCGCCGAATCAGCGTCGGCCCGACATGTGTTCGCCGAGGCCGAACACATGGTGAACAGTGGTTACGACCGGCTGATCAGCCTGGCGGGCCGCATCACCGAGCAGCTGCCCGGCGACGACGTCACCGCCCTGCAGCGATCGAGCATGCGGATGGAGGTGGTCTCCATCCTGCAGCAGTTCCTGCGCGCCGTCGACCTGCTGCTGGACCTGCACGGCTCCAGCGCATTCGCCCTCGACAACCCGCTGCAGCGCTTCTGGCGGGACCTCAACGTCGGCGCCCGCCATGCCCAGCTGTCGACCTACCTCACCACCGAGAACTACGGCCTGCTGGTGACCGGGGCGGGCGGACCGGTGCAGGTGGGCTGA
- a CDS encoding extracellular solute-binding protein, producing the protein MALSRRTLLGLAAGVPVSAALAACGSSGPGKSGGATYWYLNGQPQEGVRAGAVEAFNKAHPKDQIKDTTYQNDAYKTKIKTAIGAGRAPTVIWGWGGGTLRTYVEAGQVEDLTPWFEEHPQIKKGLFPSSFGAATVDGKIYAMPCETVQPIILYYNRKVFEQVGVKPPQSWDDIMALVPRFNAKGIAPFALGGQSRWTNMMWLEFLFDRIGGSEVFQAIIDGEKNAWSNPAAITALTKVQELVKAQGFVKGFSSITADSNADQALLYTGRAAMMLHGAWSYGIQQADGGNFVSSGGLGYMTFPPVEGGKGDLSDTVGNPAQYLSISSKASAEQKKTAREFFANGVLQDAEVKKWIDNGSVPIRLGTEKLLTASKSADFLKFTYDIASKAKVFAQSWDQALSPTAAETLLDNIVKLFQLSISPQQFADNLNAVTAK; encoded by the coding sequence ATGGCGCTCTCCCGACGTACCCTCCTTGGCCTGGCCGCCGGCGTTCCGGTCTCTGCGGCACTGGCGGCCTGCGGTTCATCCGGTCCCGGCAAGAGCGGAGGGGCCACATACTGGTACCTGAACGGCCAGCCCCAGGAAGGCGTCAGGGCCGGCGCGGTGGAAGCCTTCAACAAGGCCCACCCCAAGGATCAGATCAAGGACACCACCTACCAGAACGACGCGTACAAGACGAAGATCAAGACGGCCATCGGAGCCGGACGGGCGCCCACCGTCATCTGGGGCTGGGGCGGCGGGACGCTGCGCACCTATGTGGAAGCGGGCCAGGTCGAAGACCTCACTCCGTGGTTCGAGGAGCACCCCCAGATCAAGAAGGGGCTCTTCCCGTCCTCGTTCGGCGCGGCAACCGTCGACGGCAAGATCTACGCAATGCCGTGCGAAACAGTGCAGCCGATCATCCTCTACTACAACAGGAAGGTGTTCGAGCAGGTCGGCGTGAAACCGCCGCAGTCCTGGGACGACATCATGGCGCTGGTGCCCCGGTTCAACGCGAAGGGGATAGCGCCTTTCGCCCTCGGCGGCCAGTCCCGCTGGACGAACATGATGTGGCTGGAGTTCCTCTTCGATCGCATCGGCGGTTCCGAGGTGTTCCAGGCCATCATCGACGGCGAGAAGAACGCCTGGTCCAACCCGGCCGCCATCACCGCGCTGACCAAGGTCCAGGAACTGGTCAAAGCCCAGGGGTTCGTCAAGGGCTTCTCCTCGATCACCGCGGACTCCAACGCCGACCAGGCGCTCCTGTACACCGGCCGGGCCGCGATGATGCTGCACGGGGCCTGGTCCTACGGCATCCAGCAGGCCGACGGCGGGAACTTCGTCTCCAGCGGCGGACTGGGCTACATGACCTTCCCGCCCGTCGAGGGGGGCAAGGGGGATCTCAGCGACACCGTCGGCAACCCCGCCCAGTACCTGTCCATATCCTCGAAGGCCAGTGCTGAGCAGAAGAAGACGGCGAGGGAATTCTTCGCCAACGGCGTCCTGCAGGACGCCGAGGTCAAGAAGTGGATCGACAACGGATCCGTGCCGATCCGGCTGGGCACGGAGAAGCTGCTGACCGCCTCCAAGAGCGCCGACTTCCTGAAGTTCACCTACGACATCGCCAGCAAGGCCAAGGTGTTCGCCCAGTCCTGGGACCAAGCGCTCAGCCCCACCGCGGCCGAGACCCTCCTGGACAACATCGTCAAACTGTTCCAACTGTCCATCTCACCACAGCAGTTCGCCGACAATCTCAACGCTGTCACCGCCAAATGA